The Desulfovibrio sp. genome includes a region encoding these proteins:
- a CDS encoding LuxR C-terminal-related transcriptional regulator has protein sequence MSKATPDSHTSHLAEQNASSGLFDLSGEEWRCALGAVNHFDDCAEVFLGQWTLRMKAAGYLSFTTARREDCMTSCDGLLDAVKGHADRNTPPSFEMLRTNADGWADALKSSGLRHLRRGITSSMFLGCYKTFTLAVQDALEALPRLAPEVTERAAALAARLVEVYSQAFEIVWMEACMQAAQSAHSIDQDELFRLLTVEKCRFENVFNATSDGVLVMDSACRIVTANRSLRQYAGENLEGKYIWDALGLEESDAKTFFARYKVGQTVEISPFGNGLVFRLSMASLGDLSMASSGDFLLLLNNITPHVLHREMLEDAVQRQTQDLQQEKQRLEELNITLRNVLRHVEEERCQQSDELAENVRSFLWPALAELGREQDATARKQGIELAREQLERILGGTGSAQEQLVKDKGLSKLTLAELKICQWIQTGRTTKEIAAILRISPETVQTHRRNIRRKLGVRGHDTQLAMYLITSQA, from the coding sequence ATGTCAAAAGCGACCCCCGATAGTCATACATCCCACCTAGCGGAGCAGAATGCGTCTTCCGGTCTTTTTGACCTGAGCGGCGAAGAGTGGCGGTGCGCGCTTGGCGCGGTGAACCACTTTGACGACTGCGCCGAAGTCTTTCTCGGGCAGTGGACACTGCGCATGAAGGCTGCGGGCTACCTGTCCTTCACCACGGCCAGGCGGGAAGACTGCATGACCTCCTGCGACGGACTGCTGGACGCGGTGAAAGGCCATGCCGACCGCAACACGCCGCCTTCGTTCGAAATGCTGCGCACCAATGCCGACGGCTGGGCCGATGCGCTGAAAAGCTCGGGTCTGCGTCATTTGCGACGGGGCATCACCAGCAGTATGTTTCTGGGTTGCTACAAGACCTTCACTCTGGCGGTGCAGGATGCCCTTGAGGCCCTGCCGCGCCTCGCGCCTGAGGTAACGGAGCGCGCAGCGGCCCTGGCCGCGCGGCTGGTGGAGGTTTACAGTCAGGCTTTTGAAATAGTGTGGATGGAAGCCTGCATGCAGGCCGCCCAGAGCGCCCACTCCATTGATCAGGACGAGCTGTTTCGCCTGCTGACCGTGGAAAAGTGCCGCTTTGAAAACGTGTTCAACGCCACGTCCGACGGTGTGCTGGTCATGGATTCCGCCTGCCGCATAGTCACCGCCAACCGCTCCTTGCGGCAGTATGCGGGCGAGAACCTTGAAGGCAAATACATCTGGGATGCGCTTGGTCTGGAAGAATCAGACGCAAAAACATTTTTTGCCCGCTACAAGGTGGGGCAGACCGTCGAAATTTCCCCCTTCGGCAATGGCTTGGTGTTCCGGCTTTCCATGGCTTCGTTGGGGGACCTGAGCATGGCAAGCTCCGGCGACTTCTTGCTCCTGCTGAACAACATAACGCCGCACGTGTTGCACAGGGAAATGCTTGAAGACGCGGTGCAGCGGCAAACGCAGGATCTTCAGCAGGAAAAGCAGCGTCTTGAAGAGCTGAACATCACCCTGCGCAACGTGCTGCGGCATGTTGAGGAAGAGCGCTGCCAGCAGAGCGATGAGCTGGCCGAAAACGTGCGCAGCTTTCTGTGGCCCGCCCTGGCGGAGCTGGGCAGGGAGCAGGATGCCACAGCCCGCAAACAGGGAATCGAGCTTGCGCGCGAGCAGCTTGAGCGCATCCTTGGAGGCACAGGTTCCGCGCAGGAGCAGCTGGTTAAAGACAAGGGGCTGAGCAAGCTGACCCTCGCCGAGCTTAAAATCTGCCAGTGGATCCAGACCGGGCGCACGACCAAGGAGATTGCCGCCATCCTGCGCATTTCGCCGGAAACTGTGCAGACCCACCGCAGAAACATCCGGCGCAAGCTTGGCGTGCGCGGGCACGATACCCAGCTTGCCATGTACCTGATTACCAGTCAGGCCTGA